Part of the Nostoc sp. ATCC 53789 genome, GGTTCGTATCTTGTCACCCCAGCCAGCACAGATGCTCAGGGGGGCGCAGCAACTAACAGTGGTACTGCTAATCCCAATGGTCTACCAAATGTGACACGGGTTATCCAACTAGCAGGGGGAATTACAGCACAGGCTGATGTTCGTAATCTCAGGCTACGTCGACTTACAAGAACTGGCTCAGAACAGGCTATAGATATTAACCTTTGGCAACTATTGCAGAGTGGCGATGCTAGTCAAGACATCATCGTGCAAGACGGAGATACGATTGTTATTCCGACGGCAACTGAGATTAACCCCGCAGAAGCTACTCAATTAGCTACCACTACTTTGTCTCCTACACGCATTCAAGTTGGCGTGGTAGGTGAAGTTAAAAAACCAGGGTTAACAGATGTTCAGCCGAATAGCTCTTTAAATCAAGCTATACTGGCAGCTGGCGGATTTAATGATGCCAGAGCTAGTAGCAGTGCTGTTGATTTGATTCGCCTCAACCCTAACGGTTCTGTCACTAAACGCATAGTAAAAGTGGATTTTTCTGCTGGCATTAATGAGCAAACTAATCCCATACTCCGCAATAATGATGTTGTGGTAGTTAACCGATCGGGTTCCGCTAAGACTGGCGATACCATAAACACTATAACTGGTCCTCTCGGTGTTATCTTTAATCTTCTGAACTTGTTCGGACTCTAGTTTTAGACACAGATGCAAATTGGGGGCGTTGGTTAAACTTCTCCGTCCCCAAAATTACAATATATATATAGTCAAAAAGATTGCTCTTGGTGTATTCCCTTGCGAGAGAGCAATATTCATCTCTCTTGAACTGTCCTCCACAATAACCACCTCTTTTATTAACTGAACTTACGCACTCAAAACAAGAAAGCTCGATCCCTCTTAAAAAAAGCGAGTCTCTCTTACGCGTAAGTATTAGTTAAATTACAGCAGTTGCCAGTAAATGAAATACACTTCTCCCCAACGCTTTCCAGATACTCTTATTTGACCATAGGATAAGACAATACTAGAGTACATAATAAATTCTTTATATTTTATACTAAATTTTATAAAAGTCTAAGCCTTATTACTGAGCTTCAAATTCCGTAAACCGAAAGCTATCACTGAAGTTTCTGAATTTGTCATTGATATACCCTTTAAAACTTTGTTTTAGTTACTCTGATTTTTTATGATAATGAGAATACTTTAGAAGGTAAAGATTGTATAATCTACTCCCTGCAAGACTTGGTTCCTCGATCTAATTATCATTATCATAAGAATTATTTAAGTAAAATAACTGTTTAATGACAGATATACTATCTTAACTACAGATACCGCGTATACACAGTAGAATGATGTCCAATTGGAAATGATGTCATTTGTACGGTTGGTTAGTGTCCATTAATGGGATGACTCTGCATACTGAAAACTTTTCAGTAATTTTACCAGATGGCTGCCTTTTTTTAACACTACTTAGAAAGACATTTCAGCAATTTTTGCGTGGAAATGCTCAGGTGTAAACCTGATAAACCGTTTATAAACTTACAAATGGCAGTTACACGACCGTATCCAATACTGACTTACTGACCAAGGCTAGAGTTACTGACCGTTGACGATTCAGTTTTTGCAATATACCCTATTTTTCCCTATGATGATTCATGGTTTAGGCTTTCTCAGTTTAAGTGCATCTCTTGTACTCCCCTGGGCGTTAACAGGTCTGGTTCAAGGACAGAGAATAACAGAGTCTTTAGTTAAAGACGTTCGTCAGTTATCCACCGATCAAAGCACACCACTACCAAGTCGCAAGCTGATCAGCCAGGCTACAACTACAACATACTATGTTAGTGGTAGCGGAAGCGACAAAAATAGCGGACTCACTCCGTCATCTGCCTTTAGGACAATTCAAAGAGCAGCAGACCTAACTAGTCCTGGCACTACAGTACTGATCATGGACGGAGTATACAAGAATAGTAACCCCAATGGCTCAGTACTAGTAATTAAACGCTCTGGAACGGCAAATTCATGGATTACCTATAAGGCATATCCTGGAGATAAGCCAAAAATCCAGCACAATGGATGGAATGGAATTTCCATTGAGAATGGAGCCTCATATATTGAGGTAAATGGTCTGGAGGTTGCAGGGAACAATACCAATATAACCCTGAGTTATGCGTTGAGTCAGAAGTATAATACATCTAACCCACTGACGAGTGGAAACTGCATAAACACAGATGGACGAAAAAATGGTCGTTCCCACCACATACGTATTCTCAACAACAAGGTACATGATTGTGGTGGTGGGGGTATTTCAGTTATTGAATCGGACTATGTAACAGTGGACAACAACGAGGTATATAATAATGCCTGGTACTCACCATACGGGGCTAGTGGCATTTCACTGCTCAACAATTGGAATTATGATAATAACCAGAACTATAGGATGTATGTTACCAGAAACAAAGTCTACAACAATCAAATGTTTGTTCCCTGGTATTACAATGGAAAGTTCCAAGACGGTAATGGTATTATTGTTGATAAGTCACGAGATAATGGGTATCAAGGACGTACTTTGATTGCCAACAATATCTCATATAAAAATGGTGGTACGGGCATTCATACTTTTTCAAGCGACCATGTGGATATTGTCCACAACACAGTTTATCTGAATAACCAGACTAAGGAAATTACTCACGGGCAAATCATGAGTAATTATTCAGGTGATGTCAAGGTTATCAATAACATCATTTATGCTGCGCCTAACAAAACAATAAGTACGAATAATAAAAGTACCAACACTACTTTTAACTACAACCTCTACAACAACAATGGTTCTCGTGCAGTTTCTGTGGGACCTAACGATATTATGGCAGATCCACAATTTGTAAATGCCTCAGGTGGTGACTTTAGAATAAAGGGGACTAGTCGGGCCATCAATAATGGTTTTAAGTGGAATAATTTGAAAAATGATTATTTTGGTAAACCTCGTCCTGTTGGTGCTGGATATGATATTGGGGCACACGAATATCAGTAACCGTAATATTGTGTCCTGAAATCTACACCCAACAATCTACAACACATAGTTCTGTCAGGCTGAAGTCTAGAGTTATACAAAACAATAAGCCTACCTTTGAAAGTAGGCTTATTGTTTTTTGGCTAAATAATTAAACAGATATGATACAAGTATCCCAACAGAATTAATTATTGATGTTTTACTAGGCAAGAATTTCAGCCAAGTTATGTGTAATTAATCCTCTACTATTATTTACCAGTTATGGTATTAAATTAACTGGTAAGACAAAATCCTAATTTATTTAACTTAATTTATACAGAGGTTTTGTCCGGAATACGTTTTTTTAGCTTTGTCTCTTTTGCCAAATCTTGATGAGTAAAGTATTGTTTAACATGGTTGAAATAACTACTAGATTCATTTTTATCAATGATACCATTCACAACTAAACCTAATACGTTGTGACTTGATCTCTCTAGCATTTCTTGAGCGGCAGATGCACTGTTAGAATCAATTACCCCAGGTCGAGCGACTAACAAAATCCCATCAGTCATTTGGCTTATAGTCAAAGCATCGGCTGCCAAAAGCAAGGGAGGAGCATCAATAATTACAAAATCATATTTATATTGAGATGAAAAACTTTCAATTAGCGATGCCATCCGCTTTGAGTCAAGCAAAGCAAGTGGATTGGGAGGTCTAGAGCCAGCAGTTAAGACATCAAGATTATCCATTACTTTAGATAAAGCAACATCAAATTCAGTCTGACCTATAAGAACTTCACTCAAGCCATCTGCATTACTTACTTCCCACAGATGATGCTGAGAAGGAACTCGCATATCTGCATCTATTAGTAAAACTCGACGTCCTAATTGAGCGATCGCTGTTGCCAAATTAGCTGAAACTGTAGACTTGCCTTCTTTAGGAACTGCGCTAGTTACCACAATAGTTTTCAGCACTTTATCTGAACTCAGGAATTTCAGATTTGCTTGAATCATTCTGTACATTTCGCTAGTTAAAGAGTAAGGCGTATCTCTGACAGCAATTGTTTGATTTATTGATTCTGCGTTTGAATAACGGGAGCGAATCTTTTTAACAGACAAAGGCACAATGCCTAACAAAGTATATCTAAATATATCTCTGATTTCTTGAAGGGTTTTCAGAGATCTATCTCTCATACCTAGAACAAGAACTGTTGTAGTAGCCAAGAATAAACCGAACATTACTCCTAGCACTAAAACAATAATTTTTTTGCTTTCTACCGGCTTATCTGGCACTATAGCCTGAGCAATAATCCGCGAGCTGGCTGTATTTGTATTCTCAACTAACTGTAATTCTTGAACCTTTTTTAACAGAGTTTGATATGTTGATTCTGCGACTTCAACTTTTCGTTCTAACTCCCTCTGATTTTGTGCTAGTTGGGGTATGAGTTTAACGCGCTTTTCGTATATAGAACGGGAGTTATATAAAGAGGAGAGTCTTTTTGCTAAACCAATGCGCTGTATTTCTGACTGCAGAAAATTTTGGATCAGGTTTTGTCTTAGTTCTCCAATCTGTAATAGGTTCTGTGAAACTTCTGTTTTATTGCCAACAGTCTGACCAATTTGCTGTTGTAAGAGAGATTTTAAGCTAGCTTTCTTTGCTTCTAAGTTAACAACTACAGGGTTGTCATCTAGGAAACGGCTACGCTCAATTGCCAGCTGTCGGTCAGTTTCTTGAAGTTGTGCAAGAACTCCCTGCACTGCCGGTGACTGACTGATGGCACTCACAGCGATCGCTTCCTGAGAATTTAGCTCTACTTTCTGGCGCAGTTCATTGGTTTGGGCGTTTACCTCATCCAGCTGAGCCTTAACAGTATTCATCTCATTGTCTAGATTTCCAATAGTTGAAACAGCTGACTTTGTCTCCTCTGACAGGTCTGCTATCTGATACTTCTGTTTAAATATACGTAGTGCTACTTCTGTATTATTAACAACTTCTTGAGTTTTAGGAAGCTGCCTGGCAATAAATTGACGAGTTGCTGCCGCCTCAGAGCGATTTGTCAGAATATCATTATCTAAATAAAGACTCATTATTGTGTTGACCACTGCTGCTGATTGTTCGGGGTCAGGGCTGGTATAGCTAATTCGCAATACATCTGTTGCACTAACAATTTTCAGGGTCAAAGATTTCCGCAGCTTTTCTACTTCTAGAGGTTTACCTTCTTTATCTTTCAGTTGTAGCTTATCTATTGTCCTCTGCAATAAAGCAGGGGAAGAAATAACTTCTATCTGAGTGTTTATCGGATTTTGAGTTGCTAGCAGTGATTTTAAATCCCCTGCATCTCCTCCTTCTGTATTACTAGGCAAAAGGCTAGATCCTACTACTTTAAAAGAAGGAATTCTAAATAATAGTTTTCCTTCGGCTTCATAGGATGGCTTCATAAATTGTGTAGCTATAGCACTGAGAATAACTGTAGCTGTAAATATCGCAGCAGCAGGTAGCCACCATCGTTTCAATATGAATAGGTAACGACTGAGGTCTAAATCAATAGATTCTCTAGATTCCGTAGATTTTTCTGACATAAATCTTCCCAAATACAGATATTAAGTAAGAAACTAAAAAAGACTTAGAGAATGCACAAACCACTGCAATTGACAAGAATGATGCGATTTGACAATATGACAATAGTATAGACTATCTAAGTTATAAATTTAGTTCCCATTGTCGCACAACAATGCCAACTAGCTTTGCCAAATCTTATCATAAGCCTCTAACAATTTCGGAGCTTGATATTGCCATTCAAGAATCTTCTCCATTCTCAGTCGTCCCTCGGCTCCTATCTTTTCTCTTAGTTCAGGAGAATCTAGAAGCTCTAGAATTTTCTCAGCAAATTCAACCTCATCATTAGGCTTTGCATAAAGAGATGCTTCCTGTGCAGAACGTCTTCCCTCTCGCAAATCAAACTGGACAATTGCTTTTCCCATCGCCATGTATTCGAGGATTTTATTCATGGTGCAGTTTTCGTTATAAGCAGATGTTGGGGAGGGTTCTACACAAACGTCACAACTGGAAAGCCTTTCTAAAAGTTCCTCCCCTTGCTTAAACCCTGTAAATTCTACAAACTCACTCACTCCTAACTCTCTGGATAAAACTTTAAGTTTTTCGGCTGCTGGTCCACTACCAATCAACATAAAGTGAATATCTTGGCGATTTTTTTTCTGGGTAATATAATATACTATTCTCAGAAGATAATCAATTCCCTCTGGTTCACCCATGACACCCATATATCCTATCAAGTGCTTCTTACCTCTACGATAATTCGGATTTGGGGGCATTCGGTGAAAACGGGAAAGGTCAGGCGCACTACGAACTACAAAGACCTTCTCCGGTTTCTTGTGCCCACGGGTAAGAGCTACCTCTCGGTGCGACTCGTTCGTTGAAATTACTATGTCTGCTGTGGCATAGGTCAAGCGTTCAGCCCAGCATAATCCATGATAAAAAATATCCCGCCGTTGATACTTAGCTTCATACATCTCCGGACTGAGGTCATGATGATCAAAGATAACCCAGATGCGATGAAATAATTTAAACCATACCGCTACTAAAAAAAGTAAATCCGGCGGATTACAAATATGGATAACATCAAAACCCCGCTCTCGCCATACCCGTTGAGCTAGACGGAATTGCCAATTAATCGCCCAACTATACTCTCGAAGATAACCAAGAACAGAACTTTCTTCTGGTGGTAGAGGATGACGGTAAATGTGAATTTTCTCAATAATCTCGTAAGATTTCTCAAACCCATTACCTGTTGGTGAAATTACGCTAACTTCATACCCAGCTTTTTGCAAAGTAGTTGCTTCCATCCATACCCGCCGATCAAAGGGAACTGGCAGATTTTCAACGATAATTAGTACTTTTTTAGGTAATGCCATAATAATCTCAACTATTAATCAGTTTAGTAAAACACTGACTTGTCAATTCTAAAATCTGCCTTTTTTGGGTAAATTTTAGTCATACCTGGTGAAACTGGGCTGAATAAACCGCAGGTCTGCATTTTTATAGTTTTCTGTTTTGCAGTTGCTAGATTTATCATTTCAACTTAACACTGAACGATATAAATCAAGAAAAGAAATCCAGTGATTTTTGATATCAAGATGAAAAACACTTTTTCTCGCTTTAGATCCTAGAGAGAGCCTCAAATCCTCATTTTCAATCAAAGACCTAATAGCATCTGATAGCTGCTCAACACTTCCTGGATTAACAATTAATCCATTTTCAGATTGAGTAACTATCTCAGGTATGCCTCCTACTGGTGTAACTATGACTGGTAATTCCCAAGCCATTGCCTCTAGCATTGCTAGTGGGAGACCTTCGTTATAAGAGGGCAACACAAAAACATCTGCCTTACTTAAAAGAATATCACGTTCATCTGACCCTAT contains:
- a CDS encoding right-handed parallel beta-helix repeat-containing protein, which encodes MTIQFLQYTLFFPMMIHGLGFLSLSASLVLPWALTGLVQGQRITESLVKDVRQLSTDQSTPLPSRKLISQATTTTYYVSGSGSDKNSGLTPSSAFRTIQRAADLTSPGTTVLIMDGVYKNSNPNGSVLVIKRSGTANSWITYKAYPGDKPKIQHNGWNGISIENGASYIEVNGLEVAGNNTNITLSYALSQKYNTSNPLTSGNCINTDGRKNGRSHHIRILNNKVHDCGGGGISVIESDYVTVDNNEVYNNAWYSPYGASGISLLNNWNYDNNQNYRMYVTRNKVYNNQMFVPWYYNGKFQDGNGIIVDKSRDNGYQGRTLIANNISYKNGGTGIHTFSSDHVDIVHNTVYLNNQTKEITHGQIMSNYSGDVKVINNIIYAAPNKTISTNNKSTNTTFNYNLYNNNGSRAVSVGPNDIMADPQFVNASGGDFRIKGTSRAINNGFKWNNLKNDYFGKPRPVGAGYDIGAHEYQ
- a CDS encoding polysaccharide biosynthesis tyrosine autokinase, whose amino-acid sequence is MSEKSTESRESIDLDLSRYLFILKRWWLPAAAIFTATVILSAIATQFMKPSYEAEGKLLFRIPSFKVVGSSLLPSNTEGGDAGDLKSLLATQNPINTQIEVISSPALLQRTIDKLQLKDKEGKPLEVEKLRKSLTLKIVSATDVLRISYTSPDPEQSAAVVNTIMSLYLDNDILTNRSEAAATRQFIARQLPKTQEVVNNTEVALRIFKQKYQIADLSEETKSAVSTIGNLDNEMNTVKAQLDEVNAQTNELRQKVELNSQEAIAVSAISQSPAVQGVLAQLQETDRQLAIERSRFLDDNPVVVNLEAKKASLKSLLQQQIGQTVGNKTEVSQNLLQIGELRQNLIQNFLQSEIQRIGLAKRLSSLYNSRSIYEKRVKLIPQLAQNQRELERKVEVAESTYQTLLKKVQELQLVENTNTASSRIIAQAIVPDKPVESKKIIVLVLGVMFGLFLATTTVLVLGMRDRSLKTLQEIRDIFRYTLLGIVPLSVKKIRSRYSNAESINQTIAVRDTPYSLTSEMYRMIQANLKFLSSDKVLKTIVVTSAVPKEGKSTVSANLATAIAQLGRRVLLIDADMRVPSQHHLWEVSNADGLSEVLIGQTEFDVALSKVMDNLDVLTAGSRPPNPLALLDSKRMASLIESFSSQYKYDFVIIDAPPLLLAADALTISQMTDGILLVARPGVIDSNSASAAQEMLERSSHNVLGLVVNGIIDKNESSSYFNHVKQYFTHQDLAKETKLKKRIPDKTSV
- a CDS encoding glycosyltransferase family 4 protein, encoding MALPKKVLIIVENLPVPFDRRVWMEATTLQKAGYEVSVISPTGNGFEKSYEIIEKIHIYRHPLPPEESSVLGYLREYSWAINWQFRLAQRVWRERGFDVIHICNPPDLLFLVAVWFKLFHRIWVIFDHHDLSPEMYEAKYQRRDIFYHGLCWAERLTYATADIVISTNESHREVALTRGHKKPEKVFVVRSAPDLSRFHRMPPNPNYRRGKKHLIGYMGVMGEPEGIDYLLRIVYYITQKKNRQDIHFMLIGSGPAAEKLKVLSRELGVSEFVEFTGFKQGEELLERLSSCDVCVEPSPTSAYNENCTMNKILEYMAMGKAIVQFDLREGRRSAQEASLYAKPNDEVEFAEKILELLDSPELREKIGAEGRLRMEKILEWQYQAPKLLEAYDKIWQS